The Mucilaginibacter sp. PAMB04168 genome contains the following window.
CAGGCTCCGCACCGACGTAAGGCAGACGGCGGCTGACTTTGACATACCGGCTCAACATTTCCACTGGAAAGAACTGGAAAAAGAGGGGCTTGAGTGGCAGGAGAAAATTCTGCCCCTCGATCAGGGTCTCAAAGCGTTCGCCGTCCAGTTCATATCCAGGTAAGGTTACCAGGCTTTTCTCAAAGATATCAAATTTAGACAGGAACGGGTACTGGATACTGTCGATACCTGGAAGCTCCCGGGTTCTGATCTCTTCGATCGTTGTTTCCGGATAGGCCAGCCCGCTCACCATGATCTTGTTTGACCAAAGGTTGGAGGGTGATGTATATTGGCCGTCCATATCCATATTGCTGTACAAGAACAGCGGCGTAAGCCCTTTTCCTAAATATGGTGAACCTGCTGGCAGGTCGAGTTTGAAATCACTGGCACGGTCAATCTTGGTCTGATAGTCCGCCGCACTGATCTGCTGGATGCGTACCCCGCCAGCGGTTAAAGGAATGTCAGTCCCGAAATAGATATCCTGGAGTTCTACGGCAGGTGTGTCGAACCTCCCAGGATCGGCCCGCTCGTGCTGCTTACGGGTATTGATCACATACTCATGGAAAGCTTCAAAAGAATGAATCGCCCCCGACTGTCTCATCAATTCCTCGACGAACCAAATGAACGAAGCATCGCGTTCATGCAGCTGTTTATAATGGCCAGCAAACAATGGCTCATTGCTGGTTAGTCCATAGATATTGCGGAAAGCTTTTTCAGCCTTTTTTCGTCTAAAATTGGGAGATGTAAACACGAAAGTGAAAGGTGAAGTCCCGCCAATCAGGATCTCTTTATGTCCTTCTTTATAATAAATAAGCGTGATTTCCAGCTTTTGGCTGAATTGTTTTTGTGAGGCGGCTTGCCTGAATGACTCATGTAGCAACTGATGCCCATGATCTCTGCCGAAAAATTGAGGATTTGAAGGATCGAAAGACCATTTCTCAAACCGGAACAAATTGCTATTGGACCCGCTTTTATACAAAAGTTCCAGCAAATCCAAAGATTCAGACACCAGGCCGGCATAGATCCCCTTGCTTGTCGAGCTGTCTGTTGTTGCCATCAGCTGATATGCTGTCTTGAACAGAAACATTCTAGCAACGGGCGTTGGGATAGATGACCCCGCTGATGATGACAACACGTCAGTTTTATCTTTGACGGCAATGATATCCGTTGAAGTTATTTTTGATGATGGTTTCCAATGCAGTATATTACTGCTGGATCCTTTATGAAATCTGAAGATATGTGGCATGGTAATGATTAAGGTAATTGTCCAAGTGCGGTTAAACATTCATTGGCTGTTTTATACAACATGTTCATGTATTTCAGCGGCACAGCCAGATCCTTCGGTTCACTTGTTTCGATGGAGTTTAGGTGCTCTGCAACTTTTTTCAGGCTTAACCCCTTACTGAGCCAGCTGGTCTTAATTTCTTTACCAATCACCAGGTTATTCAGGTGTTCAGGGTCACGGAAATTGAAAGACTGAAAAGCTCGGCCATTGTCAGCACTGCTCATTTCTTCAGCGCTCCACTGCTTGAACTCTTCAAAAAAGGTCAAAAGCTTATGGTATTCATTGGGTATCCCCATGGCCGCGGCAATATTGAGCTCTTTGGCTTTGTAAAATGTATTATCGGTAAGTTGCGGAATCATTTTTGTGGCGATTTGAGCCGCATATGCGAAGCGGATCATTGGACCAATCAACTGTTCCTTAGTCGGCAAGCTAAAATGACTGATGTTCATCGGATTGATATCCCCTTCCACGCCAAATTCGTAGCATCGGTTTTCTTCCAACTCAATGTCAGCTTTTCCGATAAAGTCGATTGCCGCACTGGCTGCCAGCAATTCAACCACGTGACCATTATTGATCTGTTCCCGGCCACCTTCTACATTTGGCAAGGTACCTGACTGATTATGGTCGGCTATGTAATACAGCGCGTTGATTGAGCTGATTGCATCATCATTTGCATAGTAGGACAACGCAGCCTTAGTCTTCGTATTGAAAAGCGAGGAATTGATCGCACTACCTTCATTAGAATCGACGTTAAAGTAAGGCATGACGGTGATTGCGCCTAACTTGGCCCTGGCAAGGTTTGGGTTTTTAGATTGACGGATCAGATTGACGAGCGTCGGAAATCCGGAAGACCCTGTTCCACCGAAAATGGAACTGATGATGAAGACCCGATCCTGATCTGTAAAGCTGCTTTCTAGGTTCTTAAACTGCTGAGAGTTTTTCAGATCATTAAAGACTACACTGCCGATATTAGGATTCCCTTTGAAGCCTACGGTGAGATTTAAGTATAACTCCGGAAAATCCTGATCATTCGCCGAATCGTTATACATCAATTCCAGCACATCCTTATTTACCTGGCTTAAGCCGTTATAATTTACAAATTTGGCGAACGTGTCATTGTTATTCTGAAAATCGAACTGCAAGTCAATATCCGCAGCATCTGTTGATCCTGCCTCCAATCTGCTGAACGATTTGATCTTGGTGTTAAAGAAGGTATCCGTTCTTGAAGTGGCACCGGGATCAATGAAGGTTTTCCGGATAGCATAGTAATTGCGGAATACCTCTCGGGTTCTTGCTGTATCTCCATTGTGCGCGTCCATGTCAATGATCACAGGAACCACTTCCAGTGATGGGTTATCAAACTTGACACCACTGGCCATTAACATAGCTAATGACCGCAGTACCCTGGATCCGGTACCGCCTATTCCAAATATAAATACACGCATAGCTTAAAAAGGGGTTCTTTTGGAGTATATAGAGAAGTTCTTGAATAAAAAGGAAAGAGCAATAAAGAAAACCGCCGCATACAATGCGTTGAATAAGGCAAACCGGATTAGATAGCCATCCACAAGACCCAGTGTTCCTTTTGCAGATAGGAAAGCAAGTACAAAGCCGGTCACTGCGCAGAAAACGATGGTTCCCCCCCAATGAACATTATTAAACCAGATCATTCGCCACCGGCCCAGCGCTACATAGAACAACAGACAAAATATTACTGCAGCCAGAAAAGTCAGCAATCCTACCGAACTGAATATCTGTTCTTCGTAGGCCGGAAAATCCGGATTTGAACCACAAACGATCTCATAGATCGTAGAAAAGAGAGAAGATAACATACTTATTTATTTAACTGAATCGAGAATTCGAGATAGTTTTTATTTCTAGTTTCATAAGCCTCCTTCACCCCTTCGATCAGATATTTAAAAGCAAAGGTTTGAGGATTGTGGGGGTCCAGGAAGCGGTCATCATCTATCGACCAGGACTGATACCAGCTATCATATTGTAAGGGTAGACTCAAAGTGATTCTGGCATTGGACAGGGTCTGGGAACCCACCGAGAAAAGCAGGACATGGCTTGCTCGTTCGATCACACTCATCTGCTGATCACCTGCTATCTTTGAACGGTCGAAATCCTCTTTTTTAACAATTTTGACTGCGGCTGAACAACCTTTTAAAGTCAGCTGTACATTTTTGTTAAAATAGCTGGTTTGCTGTACATAACCCGGTAGTGTACTTAGATCCACTGCGACCGCAAAACGCAGCGAATCTTTTGAAGGAATCTCTACATCCTTTAGGATTGAATCCACACCATCTTTCTTCCACGAACCATGTTTTCCGGCACTATAGAATAGGTCAAACCGGTTGACCGTACTATCCAGCAGTCCGAAATGAAGTGCCTGAAGCGGCTGAAAGCTGGAAATATCGGTTAGCTGTTTCTCAAAATCCTTCAGTACATCTCTGTGACCAATCACCCAAATATAGAACGGGCGGGGAGTACCATTCAGTTTCGTTTTGACGTTACGATAATCGTAATAGGTACCGTAAAATTTAGACGTGAAGGCAAAAATACTGACTGCCTGCCCCCTTTTTTTGAGCTCCGCAAAGGTGGAAAAGATATTATTCTTGAGTGCTCCGGGAGCTGCATCCCGGTTGATTTCAGGGTTGGCTTTGATTGCGGCATCGGGAAAGGACAGGATGCAGTCAGAAACTAAAAATGATACATGACTGGAGTCAGTATTAGCAGCAATTGAACTAAGGAATTTATGTAGCTGCGAACTCCTAGAAACGGCCGGCCTGGTGATGGCGATGTCTGTACTGAACTTTTCGACACTGTTTTTATACCGTACCGGTGAATCTGCCAAAAAATAGATTTGTACTGGTTTTATGTTTTTGTCCACCTTTATGGCCAGATCCGAAATGATATTTTTGAACTCAGCATTTTTTAAATAATAGCCGCCCATACTAGCCGATGTTTCTAGGTAAATATTAACGCCGGTTATAACGCGCTTAACCGGGCATCCATCAGGTGTTTTTGCATAAACATATCGGCAGCTATCGATAGCGTCGGCCTTGCCGTCCTTGTCTGAATCGACCACTTTTTTTGTGGTACACGAATACAGCAGAAGTAAACAACCGAATATAAGGCTGAGAAGAAATGAATTTAGCTTAAACATGGCAATGCTGAATTGTGATTAGGTTTAGGGTATTTTATTCGTGATTGTTTCATATGTCCGGAATAGTCAGTAGGCATAATCATCTGTTAACTGTTTACACTTAATACTCCAATTTGCAAGGTGTTTTCCCTGTCTTTTTTGCTTTTTCTACAGTCGTTTTCCGAATGCGGTACGAACAATTGCTCAGTCCCCGGCAGGTCTGACTGTTGTGGTATCTTTTGGCATTTGGACTATCGCATATATAGACCGATGCTGAATCAGTACACGCGCCGTTTGCAAAGCCCAGGTACAAATAGATAATCAATGTTTTCATGCTTCTAGTGCATCGCCGGAACTTCATCACTATCAGGCAAAGACTTCCTATCCGGCCAACTAATTAAAAAGCGCTCCGCTATATCTCCTGCACCGATGACGTCTCCGCCCGGTAAGATCATAGCTTTACCATTGATTGCGCAATCGATGATCTGATAGCCACCACGGCAATTTAAAAAGCGGTATCTGAAGGCGGTGAGACCTTGCCATAACCCTCGTTCCTGGGTAACGCTGTATACATGCCGGGAACAACTCGTCCTAAAAAGGCATTTTCTTCTTTGATCTTTAGGAATGGCCAGCCAGTAAAACCGGATAAAAAGCATCAATAGATGTTTCATGTACCTACTCTGCTGAAGATAACCATCTGATAAGATGACATATATCCTGGCTTGGCTCCAATGCCAAAACATCCGTCATCAGGTTGGATGAACGTCGACACACTTTCCAGCCGGATGTACTCCCATCCATCGGTGGTGTACTTGGTAATAAGCGTTTCCAGCTGTTCTGCTACAGTGTTGCCGGACTCTTTTTGCTGATTTAATGTCGCCGTAAAAGGGACTACTTTATATTGCATACTGGCAGGCTTAGCTTTTATGACAGGTAGGTGAACAGAAATAGCAACCATCTACTTTGACGTAGTGATTTTTTGCTGCAGATACCGCGCTTGCACAGGTATGGTATTCTCCCAAATAAATTCTATTAGCTGATAATGGTAAGAACCGGCAGTTCTCGTCATGCACTTCATGGTCGCCGTTGGCTTGCGCCTGTGTATTTACGTAATATTTTTTCATTGTTTTGGCTACTATTAATACCCAAAAGTAGATACCCTGAGTACTGCTATTTTACGGGAAACCGTAACCAATGAAATTTCTGTGAAAATTATAAATCAGTACATTAACTATTGCAAGGCCAAAATATAAGCTTGGCTGAATGAGATTAACGATTTGCCGAAGTTGGTGAATGGAGTCACAGGAACGCTGTTAGGTTCTTGCGCTTAAATCAATAGAGCAGGTAAACTTGGTGAGTATTGAGGTATTAAAATAGAATTGAAGAATGGCTTATGCTCATATAAGGCCGGCATCTTTGCAGAAGGCAACAAGTTGCTCGTTTTTGGTGAAGTTGAAGCGGTCTTTGATCAGATTAAGTCTTTTTTCGATACTGCTCAGGCCAGATGGACTGATTTGCATTTTCTTTAGATATGGTGGAATATCCTTTTGCAGTATACCTTGTGCAAGCAAGGTGATGATAGCCGTATCGAAATCGTTAAAGTCATGCGCATTCTTTTGCTGTATCATTTGCCTTAGGTGAACAGGGAAATGCCGACGTCCCTGGAAGATGCGCTCTATAGCCATTTTAAGTTCCTGAGCATCATGTCTTGCTTTACGCACGAAACCATCAATCCCCAACTCCTCGAAGAGTGGTTCTATCATTGCTGCACGGTGTTCGGCAGAGAAAACCAAAGTTTTTAGACCCGGTTGAATTTTACGGGCTGCTGCTATCAGTGCTGCACCTCCCGATAATTTTTGGGGATGAGTGTCTTCTTCAAAAAAGAGATCAGTAATCAGAAGGTCATAGTCATTCTTTTCATGATTTGCTTTCTGGATCATGGCTAAGGCCTCGTCACAGTAGTACACATACTTAAAATGTTTAACGCCCAGATCTTCCAGGCTTTTGCGAACGGAGATGCTGGCACTTTCGTGGTCCTCCGCGATTAAAACGTTTGTAAACATAGGATATTTATGCAAAAGGAAACGAGATCTGAATCTGAAGTCCCTTACCCGCTCCGCTGTCAAAATTAATTGTGCCGCCAATGGTTTTTATACGGTTTCCCGTACTGATGAGCCCGTTTTTAAATTGGTAGCCCTGTGGAAGACCAATGCCATTATCCTGATAAATAATTTTGATCTGATCAGCTCCTGCGGCAAATTTTAATGTTACCAAATTTGCCTGGCTATGCTTTCTCATGTTGATCATTACCTCCTGCAGTATATGCTCGATCTCAAATTTGTTTCCATCACTAACATTTGCCCATAATTCAGGATTGTTTCCAACGAGTACTACTTTGAGTTCCCCAGTAGCGAATGCCGAAATCATTTGAGTCAATTGCTGATTGAATAGTAGAGAGGCTTCCTGAGGGTATTCATAAGAAATGTCCCGGGATCGTTCGTACATGAGCTCAATTTGATCCAGGAGTTGTTCTTTTTCTAATTTATCCTGATTCTCTATCTCTGTCATCATCCGGTAGAGCCCGTTTGCAACAACATCATGGACTTTTTTAGAAGTCTTGAGCTGGTTGTCACGAATTGTCGCTTGTGCCTCCAAGTGTAATCGCAGCTTTCGTTTCCTGTACCATATAATTGCCAGTATACAGCCGACTATTATGACAAAAAGTGTGAAATAAAACCGGATGCTTTGCTTGAAAATCTCGTACTGCTTTTCTGTATTATCTTTTTGAAGTTTAAGATTATCCGCTTTACGCTTTTCTGCTTCATAACGAATGAGTGCGAATTGGTTTTTAGCCGCGTTGCGGACAGTTTGCAAACTGTCGCTGAGCTGCTCATAGCGAAGGAAATATTGTTTTGTGGATGGTGCTGGCGCAGATCTGATTAAGTGCTGCAATGCCTCTAATTGGTCATCCGGATTGTGCAATTGTCTGGAAAGTCTATACATCTCATTAGCATAAAAGAAAGCGGAATCAGGGTGGGAATAACGGTAATATTCTGCCAAATGTGAATAGCTTGAGCTCAACCCCCAAAGGTCGTTTTCTTTCCGGCGAATTTTTAACGCTTTTACCAATTCGGGTGCAGCAAAGTACTTAGGATTTTCCATCCACTTAGTCTTCGCCATATTCGTTAGGATCCGGGCATAAGAGCCTCCTTTATTTTTAGCTAAGTGGATTGCCTGGTTGTATAGTTTAAGTGCTTTTGAATATTCTTTCTTCCTTTGGTAAGCAACGGCGGTGTTATTGAGAAGCGTTGTCCGCAAGTTGCTGTCAGATGTTAATGTTAAAGCCTTTCCCGCATATTCTATGACACCATTCCAGTCTTTCAAATTGAAGGCTGCGGTCCCTAATTCGTTGTAGATTTCAGCCATGGTTTTATGGTCATCGCTTTTTGAATACCTTAGTGACTGAATCAAGCTTTCTTGGCTCCCAAAGTAGTCTCCTGCTTCTGATTGGATGAGTGACATATTAGTAAAGGCCATGGATACTTGTTGGCTATCCTTTGATTGACCTGTCGTTACCTTATTGAAGTAAAAGAAAGCCGAATCTTTATTTGTACTTAACAAATCATAAGCATGGCGGTAGTCCACCCAATTGTCTGCCTTTTTCTGCTGGGGCTTTTTCCTGCATGCAGCCAAAACGACCATAGCTAAGGTCAAAGCCATCGATACTTTTGTCAAGGTTTTTTCTTTTAAAAGTATACAAAATGTGCGACGACCTCAAACGATATGCTATAAAAAGCAACAAGGCAAACCGAAGCTTGCCTTGTTATGAATTATCCTAAATGACCTATTGGTGGCGGAGGTGGCGGAGGTATATGTCCAACATCGCCACCGGAATCGCCATCATCTCCCATGGTGGTAATGATAGTGGAATTAGTATGATCTATTAAATTTGGAGGCACGGGGCATCCTAAAGCCAATAAAATGGCAACTATGATTGATAACATTTTTTTAAATTTTTAAAAGGTGATTAACTACCGCAGAAGTGCCCCCGGACCTTGCCGGGAGTACCCTACTGCGAACCTGGTAAGAAGCGCTTCTTACACTGTTTGGGAAGTGTGAGCATTGATCGCGGAAGCTGCTAACTGCTTCCCAAGCCGGTCATCAACTGCCGCTTTCTTTGCTCTGATAGAGATCAGTTGTATGCAGGAACTTTGCTAGCGGTAAAGGTCCTGCCTGATTTCTGAAACAAATGTAGAGCGGCATAAACGCCTTTGCAGCAGCGGATTCCGGTCATTCCGGTCATTCCGAAGGGATTCCGGAAATACCGGTCAGATTCCGGAAAATCCTTTAGCTTTACCTTTTAAAAAAATTGAAAATGTTTGCTGATTATAAGTTACAGGTCGTACAGGCCTATCAGGAAATGAAAAAGGGAAATCAGCTTTCCCTCAATCTGATGGGGTCCACACCTGCCAGACTTCGGGCAGAATGTATGGCAGTATTGAACGCCAGGTATGAAAGAAAAGACGAACCTACGTTAAGGTTGTTTTTTGGTCAAAAGGAAGACCCCAATGCCTATATGCAAACGATAAGGCATTTTGAAGCTGACAAGTTTAAGCCGCTGGATAATTTTCTTAAAGGGATCACCAGTGACACGGATCATAAGAATATTGAACTTTTGGCCTGGCTCATTGGCTTTGAACCCAGGCCCTACCGGTTTACGATAGATAAGCCTGAACCGATGCAGACCGATACTCGGGTTCCTCTTTCATCGGAGAATAAAGAGGAGGAGCAAACTGCAACCCTTCAGGGTGCAGGGGATGGTGATTTAAAGTCCGGTCCGGCCGAACAGGCAGATGAAAAAGTTACTGCACCTCATCATCTGCTAGCGCCGGCAAACCGGCCCTTCGATCACGCAGATGCCAGTAGAATACCATCAAATTCCCGAATACGCAATCGCGTCCTGCTGGCATTGGTAACCGGGCTTATCAGTGTAGGAATTTATCTGGCACTGCACAGAAAATCACCAGGGCAGATTAGGCCATTGCTACTGTCGGGACAAGAAAGCTGCATGTATTGGACAGGAGACCGATATCAGCAGACCTCCTGTAAGCAGAGGCGCGGGGATACCTTGGTCATCGCGCTGGATCAGGAAAGACTAAATCACTTGATGCGTATTACGGAGCCCGATACCCTCACAGAAAATTCCCTAGGGAAAACCTGGTATAGCTATATTAATGGGAATATGGAATTTTTTACAGCAGATGGGTTTCACCCTGAATATCCGGATAGGAAATTGAGGCGAGTTACTCGTTCTATTCTTCTAAAGTATAGTAAAAAGTCTGAGTAATAGTCCCGAATTAGCCAGAACGAGTTAGGATATAGATTCTTCAATTAATGAATGTCTAAATTTCTGATGATAGTTAATCGACTTTGTTTCATTTGTAGTTGTTATAAATCTCTTAGCTGAAAAATCTCTTCTTATTAGGTGTGATTAGGCTCACATATCGTATAGCAACTAATTAAGTGTTGTATATTATCTACATTTTGCTTAATATTGTAGAAAGTATCCAACATTATGAGATCTAAACGGCATGTGGTTTTTCCTAAATATCAGCGAATACTGTCAATTTTTGGTGAAAATTTGAAGCTGGCCCGTAAGCGCCGCAAACTGACGGCAGTGCAGGTGGCTGAACGTGCCGGCATTGACCGCGGGACATTGATAGAAATTGAAAAAGGCAGCCCAAGTGTCTCATTCGGTGCTTACTTTAATGTATTACGGACACTTAACCTTCAAGATGATATATTAAAATTAGCAGCTGACGATGAATTTGGAAGGAAGCTGCAGGATTTGGATTTACTTGGTTAATCATGGCTGGAACGAAAACAGATATATGGGTGTATGCACACTGGATGGGAATGGAACAGCCTAAGTGCATCGGCATTCTGTCCGCCCAACAAGCAAAAGGAAGGAAAGTCTTTACATTTTCCTATGATAAATCTTGGATTAACTCGGCCGAACAGGTTCTATTAGACCCGGATAT
Protein-coding sequences here:
- the yidD gene encoding membrane protein insertion efficiency factor YidD; the encoded protein is MKHLLMLFIRFYWLAIPKDQRRKCLFRTSCSRHVYSVTQERGLWQGLTAFRYRFLNCRGGYQIIDCAINGKAMILPGGDVIGAGDIAERFLISWPDRKSLPDSDEVPAMH
- a CDS encoding response regulator, which encodes MFTNVLIAEDHESASISVRKSLEDLGVKHFKYVYYCDEALAMIQKANHEKNDYDLLITDLFFEEDTHPQKLSGGAALIAAARKIQPGLKTLVFSAEHRAAMIEPLFEELGIDGFVRKARHDAQELKMAIERIFQGRRHFPVHLRQMIQQKNAHDFNDFDTAIITLLAQGILQKDIPPYLKKMQISPSGLSSIEKRLNLIKDRFNFTKNEQLVAFCKDAGLI
- a CDS encoding ATP-binding protein, whose product is MTKVSMALTLAMVVLAACRKKPQQKKADNWVDYRHAYDLLSTNKDSAFFYFNKVTTGQSKDSQQVSMAFTNMSLIQSEAGDYFGSQESLIQSLRYSKSDDHKTMAEIYNELGTAAFNLKDWNGVIEYAGKALTLTSDSNLRTTLLNNTAVAYQRKKEYSKALKLYNQAIHLAKNKGGSYARILTNMAKTKWMENPKYFAAPELVKALKIRRKENDLWGLSSSYSHLAEYYRYSHPDSAFFYANEMYRLSRQLHNPDDQLEALQHLIRSAPAPSTKQYFLRYEQLSDSLQTVRNAAKNQFALIRYEAEKRKADNLKLQKDNTEKQYEIFKQSIRFYFTLFVIIVGCILAIIWYRKRKLRLHLEAQATIRDNQLKTSKKVHDVVANGLYRMMTEIENQDKLEKEQLLDQIELMYERSRDISYEYPQEASLLFNQQLTQMISAFATGELKVVLVGNNPELWANVSDGNKFEIEHILQEVMINMRKHSQANLVTLKFAAGADQIKIIYQDNGIGLPQGYQFKNGLISTGNRIKTIGGTINFDSGAGKGLQIQISFPFA
- a CDS encoding helix-turn-helix transcriptional regulator, encoding MRSKRHVVFPKYQRILSIFGENLKLARKRRKLTAVQVAERAGIDRGTLIEIEKGSPSVSFGAYFNVLRTLNLQDDILKLAADDEFGRKLQDLDLLG